One Mesomycoplasma molare genomic window carries:
- a CDS encoding sugar ABC transporter permease, which translates to MNLYSLKSKIKHEKLKFSSFKNNQTRIHTSDSKPLTVAEGIFLFFNYILLIVWTLIILFPVVSMILASFNTFNPKYISLSPEFYKFGLDNFNYLFTSPRSKYTNWYLNTVLIALSTMLITVVFVAFNGYAYSRFKFAGSKHSLSVIMLLQMIPSTASLISLYIIVALGRDSFGIDPRVTLTIIYSGGAIAGNTFVFKSYLDSISRELDDSAKIDGCGNWTLFTKILLPVARPMIAIISLWSFLIPFGDVILPKFAITNLEQTTLAVGLDTFISTEDKEINVGAYSAGALLASIPPFVLFMFSQRHIVGGLSEGAVKG; encoded by the coding sequence ATGAATTTGTATTCTTTAAAAAGCAAAATAAAACATGAAAAACTAAAATTTTCATCTTTTAAAAATAATCAAACCAGAATTCATACTTCAGATTCTAAACCTTTAACTGTTGCAGAGGGAATTTTTCTATTTTTTAACTATATATTATTAATAGTTTGAACATTGATTATTTTATTCCCTGTGGTTTCAATGATACTAGCTTCTTTTAATACTTTTAACCCTAAATATATTTCTTTATCTCCAGAATTTTATAAATTCGGTCTTGATAACTTTAATTATTTATTTACAAGCCCTAGAAGTAAATATACAAATTGATATTTAAATACAGTATTAATAGCTTTATCTACAATGTTAATAACAGTAGTGTTTGTAGCATTTAATGGATATGCGTATTCTAGATTCAAATTTGCAGGTTCTAAACATTCCCTTTCGGTAATTATGTTATTACAAATGATTCCTTCAACAGCTTCATTAATTTCTTTATATATAATAGTAGCTTTAGGTAGAGATTCATTTGGTATAGATCCAAGGGTAACATTAACTATCATTTATTCAGGTGGAGCAATTGCGGGAAATACTTTTGTTTTCAAAAGTTACTTAGATTCTATTTCTCGTGAGTTAGATGATTCAGCTAAAATTGATGGTTGTGGTAATTGAACTTTATTTACAAAAATATTATTACCAGTGGCAAGACCAATGATTGCAATTATATCTTTATGATCATTTTTAATCCCATTTGGCGATGTTATATTACCTAAATTTGCAATTACAAACTTAGAACAAACTACATTAGCTGTTGGACTTGATACATTTATTTCAACCGAAGATAAAGAGATAAATGTAGGAGCATATTCAGCTGGTGCTTTATTAGCTTCTATACCTCCATTTGTATTATTTATGTTTTCACAAAGACATATAGTTGGAGGATTATCAGAAGGAGCGGTGAAAGGA
- a CDS encoding ABC transporter permease subunit has product MEKIKMWNWYGEKFDKKINDSKLSYSNYLNQVQNVYDRDKRNLDLKKKINKDLFVKAKRNLLDEEKRSLDTLKISSKNQLQVVKETYKQLKIANSLISLIQFEIKKIDKKNLESAQYVSNYYKMLLKTADEASVKEENMTSILNKAQSDEKILLLNKIYLLIILKYLKYTKKNELDIVELEELLNKTPSIFKTIEIDTFYLSEGKERVIKLFNRLKNKQAKLLVQKEEIKKEIPEIKKASLSKLKEDVKNLKANYKQRILEAEFSYNKEYDEELSLLKNNLIERKNKVKERKEEIEKLSIEKEEKLKQYKQTKKLEEKEIFNTYKKELRLSLELEKIFNKYKKLLVINKILKLKQRNYIEHYYSLYKKQIINKYINTNEYNKDILRLTKYHFNSLYKKIYLSYKNTDDAKKNVIKIHMSSNLPLIFRWKYKANAIRFAKSKYLQKLGNSKKDHSYDGDFLISKSSSLFEYAQDTNKVLNYSADEIKKSKLILNKIKNSPTQDYEQEFKNNIKEIKENYKKKINELKLRYKNKDITKKAYLFKLKEEKILLKESIVSLKLNNEKEKHKVVVKTQYSRLSSQLKIFKKIYESKVVESIKQIPMENKKGAKYKGLFLNLLLPGLAQLFLFKEIKKGILLLLISLILYGLFVPFSFGLTWNKIGGIQGIIDLGASIHDFSLGILPDARFYMFGAAASLILLALTFSFTIANAVGAYRQGKLLEEGLRPQNWTQTKKWLSEQGFPWLISIPGWFLIAFIVLVPLMTSLFISLSNTGFQHTPPQQIVDWVGFTQYGKWWIFRSNGLLTSLSRVISWTLIWTFVTSISVIVTGTIFAILVNSEKVKFKKFFRLIYIIPWAIPAFVTIIFLKSAFQGDSNSLINYILIKLGIIKDGINFFGSIYWVRFLLIVIQTWLGHSYIFLLITGNLQSIPKDIYEAGEIDGAKRSKLFQHITLPILLSSLAPLLIGQFTFMFNNFTIISLFSNGGPNYSEQTVFQESGSDIIISWIYKLTTTVQIDGNIAFSSALVILASVFSVSIAAYGFAKSAAKGGK; this is encoded by the coding sequence ATGGAAAAAATTAAAATGTGAAATTGATATGGCGAAAAGTTTGATAAAAAAATCAATGATTCTAAATTATCTTATTCTAATTATTTAAATCAGGTTCAAAATGTTTACGATCGTGATAAAAGAAATTTAGATTTAAAGAAAAAAATTAATAAAGATCTTTTTGTAAAAGCTAAAAGAAATTTATTAGATGAAGAAAAAAGATCTTTAGATACATTAAAAATTTCTAGTAAAAATCAATTGCAAGTGGTCAAAGAAACTTATAAACAATTAAAAATAGCAAATAGTTTAATTTCTTTAATTCAATTCGAAATAAAAAAAATAGATAAAAAAAATCTAGAATCAGCTCAGTATGTAAGTAATTATTACAAAATGCTTTTAAAAACCGCAGATGAAGCTTCCGTTAAAGAAGAAAATATGACTTCTATCTTAAATAAAGCTCAGTCAGATGAAAAGATTTTGTTGTTAAATAAAATTTACTTATTAATTATTTTAAAATACTTAAAATACACAAAAAAGAATGAATTAGATATAGTTGAATTAGAAGAATTATTAAATAAAACCCCATCTATTTTTAAAACAATAGAAATTGATACATTTTATCTATCAGAGGGTAAAGAAAGGGTTATAAAACTATTTAATAGATTAAAAAATAAACAAGCTAAACTTTTAGTTCAAAAAGAAGAAATTAAAAAAGAAATTCCTGAAATTAAAAAAGCATCTTTAAGTAAATTAAAAGAAGATGTTAAAAATCTTAAAGCTAATTACAAACAAAGAATTTTAGAAGCAGAATTTTCTTATAATAAAGAATATGATGAAGAACTTTCTTTACTAAAAAATAATTTAATAGAAAGAAAAAATAAAGTTAAAGAAAGAAAAGAAGAAATAGAAAAATTATCTATTGAAAAAGAAGAAAAACTAAAACAATACAAACAAACTAAAAAACTAGAGGAAAAAGAAATCTTTAATACCTATAAAAAAGAATTAAGATTATCTTTAGAATTAGAAAAAATATTTAACAAATATAAAAAATTACTAGTAATAAACAAAATATTAAAATTAAAACAAAGAAATTATATTGAGCACTATTATTCTCTTTATAAAAAACAAATAATAAATAAATATATCAATACTAATGAATATAACAAAGATATTTTACGTTTAACAAAATATCATTTCAATTCACTTTATAAAAAAATATATTTAAGTTATAAAAACACAGATGACGCAAAGAAAAATGTAATTAAAATACACATGTCATCTAATTTACCTTTAATTTTCAGATGAAAATATAAAGCGAATGCTATAAGATTTGCTAAATCTAAATATTTACAAAAATTAGGAAATAGCAAAAAAGATCATTCGTATGATGGAGACTTTTTAATTAGTAAATCATCATCATTATTTGAATATGCACAAGATACAAATAAAGTATTAAATTATTCCGCGGATGAGATTAAAAAATCTAAATTGATTTTAAATAAAATAAAAAATTCTCCTACGCAGGATTATGAACAAGAATTTAAAAATAACATCAAAGAAATTAAAGAAAACTATAAGAAAAAAATTAATGAATTAAAGCTTCGTTATAAAAATAAAGATATTACTAAAAAAGCTTATTTATTTAAATTAAAAGAAGAAAAAATTCTTTTAAAAGAAAGTATTGTGTCCTTAAAATTAAATAACGAAAAAGAAAAACACAAAGTTGTAGTTAAAACACAATATAGTAGATTAAGTTCACAACTAAAAATATTTAAAAAAATCTATGAATCAAAAGTAGTAGAATCAATTAAACAAATTCCGATGGAAAACAAAAAGGGAGCAAAATACAAAGGTTTATTTTTAAATTTATTGCTTCCTGGTTTAGCACAATTATTCTTATTTAAAGAAATTAAAAAAGGAATTTTATTATTATTAATTTCTTTAATTTTATATGGATTATTTGTTCCATTTTCATTTGGATTAACATGAAATAAAATTGGTGGTATTCAGGGAATCATTGATTTAGGAGCATCTATTCACGATTTTTCTTTAGGAATATTACCTGATGCAAGATTTTATATGTTTGGAGCAGCGGCTTCCTTAATACTTTTAGCATTAACCTTTAGTTTTACTATAGCTAATGCTGTAGGGGCTTATAGACAAGGTAAGTTATTAGAAGAAGGTTTAAGACCACAAAACTGAACTCAAACTAAAAAATGATTATCAGAACAAGGATTCCCTTGATTAATTTCTATTCCTGGGTGATTTTTAATAGCATTTATTGTTCTAGTTCCTTTAATGACTTCATTATTTATTTCTTTATCAAATACAGGATTCCAACATACTCCTCCTCAACAAATTGTAGATTGAGTAGGATTTACTCAATATGGAAAATGATGAATTTTTAGGTCTAATGGACTATTAACTTCATTATCTAGAGTTATTTCTTGAACATTAATTTGAACATTCGTAACTTCAATAAGTGTTATAGTAACAGGAACCATTTTTGCAATTTTAGTAAATAGTGAAAAAGTTAAATTTAAAAAATTCTTTAGATTAATTTACATTATTCCATGAGCTATACCAGCCTTTGTTACAATAATTTTCTTAAAATCAGCCTTTCAAGGAGATTCTAATTCTTTAATAAATTACATACTAATAAAATTAGGAATAATAAAAGATGGAATAAACTTCTTCGGAAGTATATATTGAGTAAGATTTTTACTAATTGTTATTCAAACATGATTAGGGCATTCATATATTTTCTTATTAATTACAGGTAATTTACAGTCAATACCTAAAGATATTTATGAAGCAGGAGAAATAGATGGAGCTAAACGTTCTAAACTATTTCAACACATTACATTACCAATTTTACTTTCATCATTAGCACCTTTATTAATAGGTCAATTCACTTTTATGTTTAACAACTTTACTATAATTTCACTATTTTCAAATGGTGGTCCTAATTATTCTGAACAAACTGTATTCCAAGAGTCTGGTTCAGATATAATTATTTCTTGAATTTATAAATTAACAACAACTGTACAAATTGATGGTAATATTGCCTTTTCATCAGCGTTAGTAATATTAGCATCAGTATTCTCGGTATCAATAGCAGCTTATGGATTTGCTAAAAGTGCAGCGAAAGGGGGGAAATAA
- a CDS encoding DHH family phosphoesterase — protein MKKGTYKIILEAIKQHDNIFIFHHIRPDGDCLGSQFGLKELIQENFPDKKVFCIGDSKGILSFLEFNHFNEEQLKDKDFNNSLGIVVDASSSDRLEKKEIILSNKITHMARIDHHPNGADIEYKYNWIDSSYSAAAEMVAYFAMKAKLKISEKAAQYIYTGIYTDSGRFYYSNTSKRTFLVTHNLINKSNLDIHFIHSSLSGRTIKEIKFQGLVLSEFKSQDKVIWFHVTKKIQEKLNLEYEEANQVNILSNIEDNRIWIFFIDQPDGTVRVRLRSNGPKVNTIARQYNGGGHDNASGAIIKRKNKIQEIIEKSIELVKEYESNENR, from the coding sequence ATGAAAAAAGGAACATATAAAATTATCTTGGAAGCAATAAAACAACACGACAATATTTTTATTTTTCACCATATTAGACCTGATGGAGATTGTTTAGGTTCACAATTCGGTTTAAAAGAACTTATACAAGAAAATTTTCCTGACAAAAAAGTTTTTTGTATAGGTGATTCTAAGGGGATATTGTCTTTTTTAGAATTTAATCATTTTAATGAAGAACAATTAAAAGATAAAGATTTTAATAATTCTTTAGGAATTGTTGTGGATGCTTCTAGTTCAGATCGACTTGAAAAAAAAGAAATTATTTTATCCAATAAAATAACACATATGGCTAGAATTGATCATCATCCTAATGGCGCAGATATAGAATATAAATATAATTGAATTGACTCTTCTTATAGTGCAGCAGCCGAAATGGTGGCTTATTTTGCTATGAAGGCAAAACTAAAAATTAGCGAAAAAGCTGCTCAATACATTTATACAGGTATTTATACAGATTCTGGCAGATTTTACTATAGTAATACAAGTAAAAGAACTTTTTTAGTTACACATAACTTAATTAATAAATCAAATTTAGATATTCATTTTATCCACAGTTCTCTTTCAGGAAGAACTATAAAAGAAATTAAATTTCAAGGTCTTGTACTTTCTGAATTTAAGTCTCAGGATAAAGTTATTTGATTTCATGTAACTAAAAAAATTCAAGAAAAACTAAATTTAGAATACGAAGAAGCTAACCAAGTGAATATTCTTTCTAATATTGAAGATAATAGAATTTGAATCTTCTTTATTGATCAACCTGATGGAACTGTAAGAGTTAGATTAAGATCTAATGGACCTAAAGTAAATACTATAGCAAGACAATATAATGGCGGGGGGCACGATAATGCTTCTGGAGCTATTATCAAAAGAAAAAATAAAATTCAAGAAATAATTGAAAAATCAATAGAACTTGTAAAGGAATATGAATCTAATGAAAATAGGTAA
- a CDS encoding DHH family phosphoesterase: protein MKIGNIKDIIKEIENHENIVIFHHIRPDGDCLGSQFGLKELIQENFPNKVVKTVGDSKGILSFLKFEFENDLNDDFLKKSLAIVVDANFKERIEKRELLDKNLFKSVIRIDHHPNDDDLNAKFKWVDSSYIAAAEQIANLAVEANWTINKKAAEYIYTGIYTDSGRFLFSNTTSRTLKLAAKLWETKIDVDYLHTNLNKSSEKDIKFQSFVLSNFKTFKNVIYYSIDLETQQKYNMNPASSTRPNLLSNIDNYRIWLSFTQEETNKWRVEFRSNGPIIRNVALKWGGGGHERASGAIISNPQDIQKIVEDCQKEYEIWKNN from the coding sequence ATGAAAATAGGTAATATTAAAGATATTATTAAAGAAATAGAAAATCATGAAAATATAGTAATTTTTCACCATATTAGGCCTGATGGAGATTGTTTAGGTTCACAATTCGGTTTGAAGGAACTTATACAAGAAAATTTTCCCAATAAAGTTGTTAAAACTGTAGGAGATTCTAAAGGAATATTATCTTTCTTAAAATTTGAGTTTGAAAATGATCTAAATGATGATTTTTTAAAAAAATCTTTAGCAATAGTAGTTGATGCTAATTTTAAAGAAAGAATTGAGAAAAGAGAATTATTAGATAAGAATTTATTTAAAAGCGTTATTAGAATTGATCATCATCCTAACGATGATGACTTGAATGCAAAATTCAAATGAGTTGACTCTAGTTATATTGCTGCCGCAGAACAAATTGCTAATTTAGCAGTAGAAGCAAACTGAACTATTAATAAAAAAGCAGCAGAATATATTTATACAGGTATTTATACAGATTCAGGAAGATTTCTTTTTTCAAACACAACTTCTAGAACTTTAAAATTAGCTGCTAAACTTTGAGAAACTAAAATTGATGTAGATTATTTACATACAAATTTAAATAAAAGTAGTGAAAAAGACATAAAATTTCAATCTTTTGTTCTAAGTAATTTTAAAACCTTTAAAAACGTTATTTACTATTCCATAGATTTAGAAACTCAACAAAAATATAATATGAATCCAGCAAGTTCTACTAGACCTAATTTATTATCAAATATTGATAATTATAGAATTTGATTATCATTTACACAAGAAGAAACAAATAAATGAAGAGTTGAATTTAGATCTAATGGACCTATCATTAGAAATGTAGCACTAAAATGAGGTGGTGGTGGTCACGAGAGAGCTTCGGGTGCTATAATTTCAAATCCACAAGATATTCAAAAAATTGTTGAAGATTGCCAAAAAGAATATGAAATTTGAAAAAATAATTAA
- a CDS encoding FAD-dependent oxidoreductase, with protein sequence MKIISIGANHAGTSFLRTMKKVSPDAQLVAYDRNTDISFLGCGIALWVGGEFSNPDGLFYSSVEELQNMGIDVKISHEVIEVNRQEKYVVVKNLNTGETFKDSYDKLVYAGGTWPIIPPFENVNLENILVSKIFAHAKEIKAKAEDKSVKNVVVIGAGYIGIELVEAFHKYGKKVTLIDMQDRIIPNYFDEEFTKKMEFEMEHHGINMKLGEKVQKFETQDGKTVSAVVTDKGTYEADLVILAIGFKPNTELITDVEKTANGAIKVDQFQRSLSDENLYVIGDSASMINSATKEYAHIALATNAVKTGIVAAFHLAGNEGIPFPGYSGTNAINVFNFNYASTGLTEVVASKTEGIKESYAVEYFEDNDRPEFMKHHYPVWFKITYDKNTLRLLGAQIGSQGRAANHTEVMYMLSLAIQQGLTLPQIALMDYYFLPHFNKPFNFIIQTILNTLNLNYKK encoded by the coding sequence ATGAAAATTATATCAATTGGAGCAAATCACGCTGGTACTTCTTTTTTAAGAACAATGAAAAAAGTATCTCCAGATGCTCAATTAGTAGCTTACGATAGAAATACAGATATTTCATTTTTAGGATGTGGAATTGCTCTGTGAGTTGGGGGGGAATTTTCAAATCCTGATGGATTATTTTACTCAAGTGTAGAAGAATTACAAAACATGGGAATAGACGTTAAAATTTCTCATGAAGTCATTGAAGTTAATAGACAAGAAAAATATGTTGTTGTTAAAAACTTAAACACAGGGGAAACCTTTAAAGATTCATATGACAAACTTGTTTATGCAGGAGGTACATGACCAATTATTCCTCCTTTTGAAAATGTAAACTTAGAAAATATTTTAGTTTCAAAAATATTTGCTCATGCAAAAGAAATAAAAGCAAAAGCAGAAGATAAATCAGTAAAAAATGTTGTAGTTATTGGTGCTGGTTATATAGGTATAGAGTTAGTTGAAGCTTTCCACAAATATGGTAAAAAAGTTACTTTAATTGACATGCAAGATAGAATTATTCCAAATTATTTCGATGAAGAATTTACTAAAAAAATGGAATTCGAAATGGAACACCATGGAATAAACATGAAACTTGGTGAAAAAGTTCAAAAATTTGAAACACAAGATGGTAAAACAGTTTCAGCTGTTGTAACAGATAAAGGTACTTATGAAGCTGATTTAGTTATTTTAGCTATTGGATTTAAACCAAATACTGAATTAATAACAGATGTAGAAAAAACAGCTAATGGTGCTATTAAGGTTGATCAATTCCAAAGATCATTAAGCGATGAAAATCTTTATGTAATTGGAGATTCGGCTTCTATGATTAATAGTGCTACAAAAGAATATGCACATATTGCTTTAGCAACAAACGCAGTTAAAACAGGTATTGTTGCAGCTTTCCACTTAGCAGGTAACGAAGGAATTCCTTTCCCAGGATATTCAGGAACAAATGCAATAAATGTATTTAACTTTAACTATGCTTCTACTGGTTTAACTGAAGTAGTCGCTTCTAAAACAGAAGGAATAAAAGAATCATATGCTGTAGAATATTTTGAAGATAATGATAGACCAGAATTTATGAAACATCACTATCCAGTATGATTCAAAATAACATATGATAAAAATACTTTAAGATTATTAGGTGCTCAAATTGGTTCACAAGGTAGAGCGGCAAACCATACAGAAGTTATGTATATGTTATCATTAGCAATTCAACAAGGATTAACATTACCACAAATCGCTTTAATGGATTACTACTTCTTACCACACTTTAATAAACCATTTAACTTTATAATTCAAACCATTTTAAATACATTAAATTTAAACTATAAAAAATAG
- a CDS encoding lipoate--protein ligase, translating to MKIYISKNYSPFFNLVLEEIMAKDENNNEDIIFIYQHSNAIIIGRNQNAFKEVKLDILKEEKIELYRRLSGGGAVFHDLGNINFSFITKKDEMGYQKFLKPVLEFLKTLNLNAEFKGRNDLMINGAKFSGNAQFIHKDKIVHHGTMLFDANLSKLAKVLNPSKLKIQSKGIESIRQRVTNLINELETKITVDEFINKFAIFLEQKYDAKILEIPNQYINEIEKLATLRSSEDWIFGKNPEFSIFNEEKTAGGILQISSEIKENKIQNIKFEGDFLSKLNTGEISNLLIGHNFNKESVEYVLQSIKNINDYFGNITIEEILKVMFG from the coding sequence ATGAAAATTTATATCAGTAAAAACTACTCACCATTTTTTAATTTAGTATTAGAAGAGATAATGGCTAAAGATGAGAATAATAATGAAGATATTATTTTCATCTATCAACATTCTAATGCAATAATTATTGGGAGAAACCAAAATGCATTTAAAGAAGTAAAACTAGATATACTAAAAGAAGAAAAAATCGAACTATACAGAAGGTTATCAGGGGGTGGCGCTGTTTTTCACGATTTAGGTAACATTAATTTTTCTTTTATAACAAAAAAAGATGAAATGGGATATCAAAAATTTTTAAAACCAGTTTTAGAATTTTTAAAAACTTTAAATTTAAATGCTGAATTTAAAGGAAGAAATGACTTAATGATAAATGGTGCTAAATTTTCTGGTAATGCTCAATTTATACACAAAGATAAAATAGTTCATCACGGAACAATGCTTTTTGATGCAAATTTAAGTAAACTTGCAAAAGTTTTAAATCCAAGCAAATTAAAAATTCAGTCAAAAGGAATTGAAAGCATTAGACAAAGAGTAACTAATTTAATCAATGAATTAGAAACCAAAATAACAGTAGATGAATTTATTAATAAATTTGCTATATTTTTAGAACAAAAATATGATGCTAAAATATTAGAAATTCCAAATCAATATATCAACGAAATTGAAAAACTCGCAACTTTAAGATCATCTGAAGATTGAATTTTTGGAAAGAATCCTGAATTTTCTATTTTTAATGAAGAGAAAACAGCGGGAGGAATTTTACAAATAAGTAGCGAGATAAAAGAAAATAAAATTCAAAATATAAAATTTGAAGGCGACTTTTTAAGTAAATTAAATACTGGAGAAATTTCAAACTTATTAATAGGACATAATTTCAACAAAGAATCAGTAGAATATGTTTTACAATCTATTAAAAATATTAATGACTATTTCGGAAATATAACTATAGAAGAAATTCTTAAAGTAATGTTTGGATAA
- a CDS encoding alpha/beta fold hydrolase, producing the protein MEKKKINLLNEEIIYVEENTGKPKVLFLHGFNSSYNFANQVYRLENRNYDIVAFDFPGCGESSNNNEISVELYQKISEEFIKQTNINFDLVIGHSLGGASALYLLNKNYVKKALLAAPINYNILNTIAKETINQSIERLQKWLLPSNIEDATDSSNNLVYKEKNNYKKNISKIASVFLKLSQNKEKYFAKIVRHQIINPEFLKKEIKNLYKENKDYEFITGINDLFVPFLSVAKIANEYNKNIIGIKDCGHALFFEKPQEINDKINSLVYQLNE; encoded by the coding sequence ATGGAAAAGAAAAAGATAAATTTATTAAATGAAGAAATTATATATGTAGAAGAAAATACCGGAAAGCCAAAAGTTTTATTTTTACACGGTTTTAATTCTTCATATAATTTTGCAAATCAAGTTTATAGATTAGAAAATAGAAATTATGATATTGTTGCCTTTGATTTTCCGGGATGTGGTGAGAGTTCTAATAATAATGAAATTTCAGTTGAACTTTACCAAAAAATTTCTGAAGAATTCATTAAACAAACTAATATAAACTTTGATCTTGTTATTGGCCATTCTTTAGGAGGGGCAAGTGCTCTTTATTTATTGAATAAAAATTATGTTAAAAAAGCCTTATTAGCGGCTCCGATAAATTATAATATCTTAAATACAATAGCCAAAGAAACTATAAATCAATCCATCGAAAGATTACAGAAATGACTATTGCCTTCTAACATAGAAGATGCAACTGATAGTAGTAATAATTTAGTTTATAAAGAAAAAAATAATTACAAAAAAAATATTTCTAAAATAGCTAGTGTATTTTTAAAATTAAGTCAAAACAAAGAAAAATATTTTGCAAAAATTGTTAGACATCAAATAATTAATCCTGAATTTTTAAAAAAAGAAATCAAAAATCTTTATAAAGAAAATAAAGATTATGAATTTATAACTGGCATTAATGATCTTTTTGTACCATTTTTATCAGTAGCAAAAATCGCTAATGAATATAATAAAAATATTATTGGTATTAAAGACTGTGGACATGCTCTATTTTTTGAAAAACCTCAAGAAATTAATGATAAGATCAATTCTCTTGTATATCAATTAAATGAATAA
- a CDS encoding sugar phosphate nucleotidyltransferase → MQKKDRAQIVILMAGNGSRFKEKGYTTDKPFIKVDNKTFLELTLESFHKNNSFILVMKKEFLSLYKDEIKEVSKKYKIKIFTTDKMTAGAASTALFIWKQINNKKPVIFADVDNFYLEKAAQKFLDFSIAQKFDAAVSTFNSSSAKFSYIKYKNNLVLETKEKEVVSDQAISGLYFFKSGKKFIDYCISLHIYDQKTKNEFYLSNIYNLMIEKKEKIGWMNIETKNYISLGTPEQLEEYLNKK, encoded by the coding sequence ATGCAAAAAAAAGATAGAGCACAAATTGTTATATTGATGGCTGGTAATGGTAGTCGTTTTAAAGAAAAAGGCTACACTACAGACAAACCATTTATTAAAGTTGATAATAAAACTTTTTTAGAATTAACATTAGAATCATTTCATAAAAATAATTCTTTCATTCTTGTAATGAAAAAAGAATTTTTATCTTTATATAAAGATGAAATAAAAGAAGTTTCTAAAAAATACAAAATAAAGATTTTTACTACAGATAAAATGACAGCAGGAGCTGCATCTACAGCTTTATTTATATGAAAACAAATTAATAATAAAAAACCAGTTATATTTGCGGATGTTGATAATTTTTATTTAGAAAAGGCTGCACAAAAATTTTTAGATTTCTCAATTGCTCAAAAATTTGATGCTGCAGTTTCTACCTTTAATTCTTCTTCAGCAAAATTTTCTTACATAAAATATAAAAATAATTTAGTATTAGAAACCAAAGAAAAAGAAGTAGTTTCTGATCAAGCAATATCTGGTTTATATTTTTTTAAATCAGGAAAAAAATTTATAGATTATTGTATATCGCTTCATATTTACGATCAAAAGACAAAGAATGAATTTTATCTTTCTAATATTTATAACTTAATGATTGAGAAAAAAGAAAAAATAGGTTGAATGAACATAGAAACTAAAAATTATATTTCATTAGGAACTCCAGAACAACTAGAAGAATATTTAAATAAAAAATAA
- a CDS encoding NIF family HAD-type phosphatase — protein MRIVIDLDGTICEIKKDNQSYSEVKVLPGAKEFIKEMKEKGHTIVINTARNMQTQDHNIGKVMKNVGLVTLEWLRDNGIEYDEIFFGKPNGDITICDRSVHFDGWDKISEEYLMKYAKKR, from the coding sequence ATGAGAATAGTTATTGATTTAGACGGCACTATTTGTGAAATTAAAAAAGATAATCAAAGTTATTCTGAAGTAAAAGTTTTACCGGGAGCTAAAGAATTTATTAAAGAGATGAAAGAAAAAGGGCATACAATAGTAATTAATACTGCTAGAAATATGCAAACACAAGATCATAACATAGGAAAAGTTATGAAAAATGTTGGACTTGTAACTTTAGAATGATTAAGAGATAATGGAATAGAATATGATGAAATATTTTTTGGTAAACCAAATGGCGATATAACAATTTGTGATCGTTCAGTTCATTTTGATGGTTGAGATAAAATTTCAGAAGAGTATTTAATGAAATATGCAAAAAAAAGATAG